A section of the Macadamia integrifolia cultivar HAES 741 chromosome 9, SCU_Mint_v3, whole genome shotgun sequence genome encodes:
- the LOC122089883 gene encoding mediator of RNA polymerase II transcription subunit 28-like, producing MAERQPLDQQQQLEQQIRSQTPKEDIIACITALETALLPCLPARELQAIDRSPHPSHQIDVEKHARDFMEAAKKLQLYFIGLQHEDQPTKEEMLRKEIALMEEELKTKTELIKKHERLIQGWRKELKDQLDKHITELEKV from the coding sequence ATGGCAGAGAGGCAGCCACTCGACCAACAGCAACAACTGGAGCAGCAGATACGGTCGCAGACGCCGAAGGAAGACATTATTGCCTGCATAACAGCATTAGAAACTGCACTCCTTCCATGCTTGCCTGCAAGAGAACTGCAAGCAATTGACCGTTCCCCCCATCCTTCTCATCAGATTGATGTAGAGAAGCATGCTAGAGATTTTATGGAAGCTGCCAAAAAACTTCAACTGTATTTTATTGGTCTACAACATGAAGATCAACCAACCAAGGAAGAAATGCTCCGAAAGGAGATCGCGCTGATGGAAGAAGAGTTGAAAACCAAGACTGAGCTGATCAAGAAGCATGAAAGATTAATCCAAGGTTGGAGGAAGGAGTTGAAAGACCAGTTGGACAAACATATAACTGAGCTGGAGAAGGTGTAA
- the LOC122089882 gene encoding acyl-coenzyme A thioesterase 13-like, translating to MDLDSVRRLLERGEEENENASIDAVSNKTKFIENLILEEIQIDVIEPGRLVCSMKVPRRLLNSDNFLHGGVTGTLIDMIGGLTMHTVGAQKTGVSVEINVTNLDTAFPDEEIEIVGNVLRVGKAIGVVSVELRNKKTGKIFAQGRHTKYPVVSSKL from the exons atggatttggattcagtGAGAAGATTATTAGAGAGAGGGGAAGAGGAGAATGAGAATGCTTCGATCGATGCAGTGTCCAACAAAACGAAGTTTATCGAAAATCTTATTTTGGAAGAGATTCAAATCGATGTCATCGAACCAGGTCGACTTGTCTGTTCCATGAAAGTCCCTCGTCGCCTTCTG AACTCTGATAACTTCCTGCACGGCGGGGTGACGGGAACGCTGATAGACATGATTGGGGGATTAACAATGCATACTGTTGGAGCTCAAAAAACCGGTGTTTCTGTTGAAATCAATGTCACCAACTTAGATACTGCATTTCCGGAT gaagaaattgaaattgtggGGAATGTGTTACGTGTTGGGAAGGCAATTGGAGTCGTCAGTGTTGAGTTGAGGAATAAGAAGACTGGGAAGATATTTGCACAGGGACGTCACACTAAGTATCCTGTTGTATCTAGTAAATTATAA